The Methanofervidicoccus abyssi genome includes a region encoding these proteins:
- a CDS encoding DNA-directed DNA polymerase II large subunit, with the protein MLHVKASKEMESYFESILKEVKRIYEIAEECRRKGYDPMDHVEIPLARDMADRVEGLVGPKGVANRIRELVNEYGKEPAALQIAKEIVEGKFGKGESKEKLAEQAIRTALAILTEGIVAAPLEGIAHVKIKKNKDSSEYLAIYFAGPIRSAGGTAQALAVLVGDYVRKTLGLNRYIPTEDEIERYVEEVDLYQSEVGTFQYSPSAEEIRIAVRNIPIEITGEATDDVEVSGHRDLERVETNQLRGGALLVLVEGVLLKAPKILRHVDKLGIEGWEWLKELKGKKGEEDREEEKEDKKAVKDPKGRLYEDVKIEAITKYIGEVIAGRPVFAHPSRSGGFRLRYGRSRNTGFATDGFHPALMYLVDEFIAVGTQLKTERPGKATCAVPVDSIEGPIVKLKNGDVIQINTVEDAIKYRDQVEEILFLGDILVNYGDFLENNHPILPSSWCEEWYEKILISKGVEYSEDFIKNPDHKEAVKFAIRTGTPLHPRFTYYWHEVSKEDIVLLRNFLLKGNVKIKESKDLWVVSYKEGDRGKRILELIGCCHKVVRKGGERYIEIEDYYPLLYSLGYDIEDKKDLIEDIQDLMKKAKNSMHLINLLAPFEIRRKAYVYIGARMGRPEKAAPRKMKPPVNSLFPIGNAGGNVRLINKAVEERNTDIVEVSYGECPNCGKISLYRKCPFCGTSVDLSGPRRIEAPLKEYWKKALENLRLGKVGDVKCIKGMTSKRKIVEPLEKGILRAINKVYVFKDGTLRFDCTDVPLTHFKPYEINVSVKKLKELGYEKDIYGNPLEREDQIVELKVQDIIIPKACAEYFVSAAKFIDDLLEKFYKVERFYNVKSKEDLIGHLVVGMAPHTSAGMVGRIIGYCNANVGYAHPYFHASKRRNCFPGDTKVLVNIDGKVKRIDIEELFNLYDERGEYYENGAYIRRFPRNNIRIQVYSFDTVNRRVVLTEIEEVLKIPSPNYLISINLQDRRSFKTTSDHPVIIYDKDRDEFIEKKAMEVKEGDLIFVPKLNNLGEGTPEVLKDVDIDCLMELLGHFLGSDENTVSHPDQSIKELFKVLEVEKGKVPSFMYGLSREYVKTFITTYIKVSGKKNKEGILLKGDGNLLGDIDTLLNSKFGISGTFLEDGKGLLLKNEDIEKIYNSKEGNNFGWILEVKSIDILRHEGHVYSLKARKYHNIIVNSNILTHQCDGDEDSIFLLLDAFLNFSKVYLPEKRGGQMDAPLVLTTILDPKEVDGEVHNMDVVWEYPLEFYEGSLDMPSPKEIKDLIETVEDRLGTPSQYEGLGYTHETSRIDNGPFVCTYKTLDTMLEKTEAQLKVAKKIRATDEKDVAEKVIQSHFIPDLIGNLKAFSRQGVRCKCGAKYRRIPLRGVCPKCGSKLILTVSKGAVEKYMDVSQKMAQDYNASDYIKQRLELIRESIDSLFKNEKKKQVRIDHFFGDQ; encoded by the coding sequence ATGCTCCATGTAAAGGCTTCTAAGGAGATGGAATCTTATTTTGAGAGTATCCTAAAGGAGGTAAAGAGGATATACGAGATAGCAGAAGAGTGTAGAAGAAAAGGTTACGATCCTATGGATCACGTGGAGATACCACTGGCAAGAGATATGGCGGATAGAGTAGAGGGATTGGTGGGTCCAAAGGGGGTGGCCAATAGGATCAGAGAGCTAGTAAACGAATACGGTAAGGAACCTGCAGCTCTACAGATAGCCAAGGAGATAGTAGAAGGTAAATTTGGTAAGGGTGAATCTAAGGAGAAGTTGGCAGAGCAGGCTATAAGAACTGCCTTAGCTATTCTAACAGAGGGTATAGTAGCTGCTCCTCTGGAAGGTATCGCCCATGTGAAGATAAAGAAGAATAAAGACAGTAGTGAGTACTTGGCTATATACTTCGCAGGGCCTATTAGAAGTGCAGGAGGTACTGCACAGGCGTTGGCAGTACTTGTTGGGGATTACGTTAGAAAGACCTTAGGATTAAATAGATACATCCCAACTGAAGATGAGATAGAGAGGTATGTAGAGGAGGTAGATCTCTATCAGTCTGAAGTAGGTACTTTTCAATACTCTCCAAGTGCTGAGGAGATTAGAATTGCAGTTAGAAATATACCCATAGAGATAACTGGAGAAGCTACAGATGATGTAGAGGTTAGTGGACACAGAGATCTAGAGAGGGTGGAAACAAATCAACTGAGAGGAGGTGCTCTCCTCGTACTTGTAGAGGGGGTTCTTTTAAAGGCTCCAAAGATCCTTAGACATGTGGATAAGTTAGGTATTGAGGGGTGGGAGTGGTTAAAGGAGTTGAAGGGTAAAAAAGGGGAAGAGGACAGGGAAGAAGAAAAGGAGGATAAAAAAGCAGTTAAAGATCCTAAAGGGAGGTTATACGAAGATGTGAAGATTGAAGCGATTACAAAGTATATAGGAGAAGTTATTGCAGGTAGACCAGTCTTTGCCCATCCATCTAGATCTGGAGGATTCAGGTTAAGATACGGGAGAAGTAGGAATACAGGGTTTGCAACTGACGGCTTCCATCCTGCCCTTATGTACTTAGTGGATGAATTTATAGCAGTAGGTACTCAGTTAAAGACTGAAAGGCCTGGAAAGGCAACCTGTGCAGTTCCAGTGGATAGTATAGAGGGTCCTATTGTAAAACTAAAGAATGGTGATGTGATACAGATAAACACTGTAGAGGATGCTATAAAATACAGGGATCAGGTGGAAGAGATTCTGTTCTTAGGAGATATCCTTGTAAATTATGGGGATTTTCTTGAAAACAACCATCCTATACTCCCAAGTAGTTGGTGTGAGGAGTGGTACGAGAAGATCCTTATATCTAAAGGTGTAGAATACAGTGAAGATTTCATAAAAAATCCAGATCATAAGGAGGCTGTAAAGTTTGCAATAAGGACTGGGACACCTCTACATCCAAGATTTACTTACTACTGGCATGAGGTATCCAAAGAGGATATAGTACTCCTTAGGAATTTTCTACTAAAGGGGAATGTAAAGATAAAGGAATCTAAGGATCTCTGGGTTGTATCTTATAAAGAGGGAGATAGAGGTAAAAGAATATTGGAGTTAATTGGATGTTGTCATAAAGTTGTTAGAAAGGGTGGAGAGAGATACATCGAGATAGAAGACTACTATCCTCTACTTTACTCCTTAGGATACGACATAGAGGATAAAAAGGATCTGATAGAAGATATTCAGGATCTAATGAAAAAGGCTAAGAACAGCATGCACCTTATAAACCTTCTTGCACCTTTCGAGATTAGAAGAAAGGCATACGTCTATATAGGAGCCCGTATGGGAAGGCCGGAAAAGGCTGCACCTAGGAAGATGAAACCTCCAGTAAATAGTCTCTTTCCAATAGGTAATGCGGGAGGAAATGTTAGACTAATCAACAAGGCAGTGGAGGAGAGAAATACGGATATTGTAGAGGTATCCTATGGAGAGTGTCCAAACTGTGGAAAAATAAGTCTATATAGAAAATGTCCCTTCTGTGGAACCTCTGTAGATCTTTCCGGTCCTAGGAGAATAGAGGCGCCACTGAAAGAGTACTGGAAAAAAGCTCTGGAGAATCTTAGATTGGGTAAAGTTGGAGATGTGAAGTGTATCAAGGGAATGACCTCTAAGAGAAAGATAGTTGAACCACTGGAAAAGGGAATACTCAGGGCTATAAATAAAGTGTATGTATTTAAAGATGGTACCTTAAGGTTTGACTGTACAGATGTACCATTAACCCACTTTAAACCCTATGAGATAAACGTCTCTGTGAAGAAGTTAAAGGAGTTGGGTTATGAGAAGGATATCTACGGCAATCCTTTAGAGAGGGAAGATCAGATAGTAGAGTTAAAGGTGCAGGATATAATCATCCCAAAGGCCTGTGCAGAATACTTTGTAAGTGCTGCCAAATTCATAGACGATCTACTTGAGAAATTCTACAAGGTGGAGAGATTCTACAACGTAAAAAGTAAAGAAGATCTAATAGGACACTTGGTAGTTGGAATGGCACCTCACACCTCTGCAGGTATGGTAGGTAGGATTATTGGATACTGTAATGCAAATGTAGGTTATGCACATCCTTACTTCCACGCCTCCAAGAGAAGGAACTGCTTTCCAGGAGATACTAAGGTACTGGTTAATATAGATGGTAAAGTGAAGAGGATAGATATAGAGGAGTTATTTAACCTATACGATGAGAGAGGGGAGTACTACGAGAATGGGGCTTATATTAGAAGATTCCCAAGGAATAATATCAGGATACAGGTGTATTCCTTCGATACAGTGAATAGAAGAGTAGTGCTTACAGAGATAGAGGAAGTATTAAAAATACCTTCTCCAAATTACTTAATAAGTATAAACCTCCAAGATAGAAGATCCTTTAAAACCACATCAGATCATCCTGTAATTATATACGATAAAGATAGGGATGAGTTTATAGAGAAGAAGGCAATGGAAGTTAAAGAGGGAGATCTTATATTTGTTCCGAAGTTGAATAACCTGGGGGAAGGAACACCAGAGGTTTTAAAAGATGTAGATATAGACTGTTTGATGGAGTTGTTAGGACATTTCTTAGGATCTGATGAAAATACAGTATCTCATCCTGATCAGAGTATAAAAGAATTGTTTAAAGTATTAGAAGTAGAAAAGGGTAAAGTGCCATCCTTCATGTATGGATTATCAAGGGAATACGTTAAAACGTTTATTACAACCTATATTAAAGTTTCAGGAAAGAAAAATAAGGAAGGAATACTGTTAAAGGGGGATGGAAATCTACTGGGAGATATAGATACCCTCCTAAATTCAAAGTTTGGTATCTCAGGTACATTCTTGGAGGATGGTAAAGGATTACTTTTAAAGAACGAAGATATCGAAAAGATATACAACAGTAAGGAAGGAAATAACTTCGGCTGGATACTAGAAGTTAAGAGTATAGATATCTTGAGACATGAGGGACATGTCTATTCCTTAAAGGCCAGGAAATATCACAACATCATTGTAAATTCTAACATACTAACCCATCAATGCGACGGAGATGAAGACAGTATATTCCTACTATTGGATGCTTTCCTAAACTTCTCTAAGGTCTATCTTCCTGAGAAAAGAGGAGGGCAAATGGATGCACCCTTAGTATTGACCACCATCCTGGATCCAAAGGAGGTAGATGGTGAAGTCCACAATATGGATGTTGTATGGGAGTATCCACTAGAGTTCTACGAGGGATCTCTTGATATGCCCTCTCCAAAGGAGATTAAGGATCTTATAGAAACTGTAGAAGATAGGCTTGGCACCCCTTCCCAGTACGAGGGACTTGGCTACACCCATGAGACAAGTAGGATAGACAATGGACCTTTCGTCTGTACGTATAAAACGTTGGATACTATGCTTGAAAAGACTGAAGCCCAGTTGAAAGTTGCAAAGAAGATAAGAGCTACCGATGAAAAGGATGTGGCGGAGAAGGTAATACAATCCCATTTTATTCCAGATCTAATTGGAAATCTAAAGGCATTTTCACGGCAGGGAGTGAGATGTAAATGTGGTGCAAAGTACAGAAGAATACCTTTGAGGGGAGTATGTCCTAAGTGTGGTAGTAAGTTAATATTAACAGTGTCCAAGGGAGCTGTTGAAAAGTATATGGATGTCTCCCAGAAGATGGCTCAGGATTACAACGCAAGTGACTACATAAAACAGAGATTAGAGTTAATTAGAGAAAGTATAGACAGCCTATTTAAAAATGAGAAAAAGAAACAGGTACGAATAGATCACTTCTTTGGAGATCAATAA
- a CDS encoding nucleoside-diphosphate kinase — protein sequence MKERTFVMLKPDTVRRKLIGRIIQRFEDKRLEIVEMKMLKIPKELAEKLYEEHKNKDFFKSLVDFITSGRVVVMVIEGENAISVVRKMIGKTNPLEAEMGTIRGDFGYSTPDNLVHASDSQESAKREMQLFFGK from the coding sequence TTGAAGGAAAGAACCTTTGTAATGTTAAAACCAGATACTGTCAGAAGGAAGTTAATAGGAAGAATTATTCAGCGTTTTGAGGATAAGAGATTAGAGATAGTAGAGATGAAAATGTTAAAAATACCGAAGGAGTTGGCAGAGAAACTTTATGAGGAGCATAAGAACAAAGATTTTTTTAAAAGTTTAGTTGATTTTATTACATCGGGTAGGGTTGTTGTAATGGTTATCGAGGGAGAAAATGCTATATCTGTAGTTAGAAAAATGATAGGAAAGACTAATCCATTAGAGGCAGAGATGGGAACAATAAGGGGGGACTTTGGATACTCCACACCAGACAACCTAGTACATGCTTCAGATTCTCAGGAAAGTGCTAAGAGAGAGATGCAGTTGTTTTTTGGGAAGTAA
- a CDS encoding AIR synthase-related protein has product MDIEEFVRRCLRKNIPEDVIIEEGVKIVTEFKRIDRKVAREFVEAVLKEVKTVESYKDIEDSKLKYLLEYKRSGVTMGGIGGGSRGEGDFFLHQQIGKIIESTNQRAVVDSRDQDDGGVVEAEGRYIVATVDGTHSRLSEFPFLAGFHVTRACLRDVYVMGAEPVALISDVHLADDGDVSKILDFTAGICAVSESIGVPLVAGSTLRVGGDMVLGERMVSAVGAIGVIKGDTPTARKRAKVGDLILMTKGSGGGTIATTAIYHGMFSVVYETLNIDFLKACKKIFENDLLKYIHVMTDVTNGGLRGDAYEISRSANVSLEFYMDKVIDVINPKVLEMLKKLNIDPLGVSIDSLLIITPEEYADEIMKKTGAKIVGEVKEGEGSYVIDGDRKIPLIPGFRESPYTPVKKVVDMMKPEKEEFERMKRKIEEACREAIKKKDFVKNLLLQ; this is encoded by the coding sequence ATGGATATAGAAGAATTTGTAAGAAGGTGTCTAAGGAAGAATATACCTGAGGATGTTATTATCGAAGAAGGTGTTAAAATAGTTACAGAATTTAAAAGAATAGATAGAAAAGTGGCGAGGGAATTCGTTGAGGCAGTTCTAAAGGAGGTAAAAACTGTAGAATCTTATAAAGATATTGAAGACTCAAAACTGAAGTATCTTCTGGAATACAAGAGATCTGGAGTTACTATGGGGGGGATAGGTGGAGGTAGTAGGGGAGAAGGTGATTTTTTCTTACATCAGCAGATAGGGAAGATTATCGAGAGTACAAATCAGAGGGCAGTTGTAGATAGTAGGGATCAGGATGACGGTGGAGTTGTGGAGGCAGAGGGTAGGTATATAGTGGCTACAGTGGACGGCACCCACTCCAGGTTAAGTGAATTTCCCTTCTTAGCAGGTTTTCATGTGACAAGAGCATGTCTAAGGGATGTGTATGTAATGGGTGCAGAACCTGTTGCCCTTATAAGTGATGTCCATCTGGCAGATGATGGAGATGTGTCCAAGATACTGGACTTTACAGCAGGTATATGTGCAGTATCTGAAAGTATAGGGGTGCCACTGGTTGCAGGAAGTACTCTTAGGGTAGGAGGAGATATGGTATTAGGGGAGAGGATGGTAAGTGCAGTGGGAGCTATTGGAGTTATAAAAGGTGACACTCCCACTGCAAGAAAGAGAGCCAAGGTTGGAGATTTGATACTTATGACTAAGGGAAGTGGAGGAGGCACCATAGCAACAACTGCCATATACCATGGGATGTTCTCAGTAGTTTATGAAACTCTCAATATAGATTTTTTGAAAGCATGTAAAAAGATATTTGAGAATGATCTACTGAAGTATATTCATGTTATGACAGATGTGACAAATGGAGGACTTAGAGGGGATGCCTATGAGATCTCAAGATCTGCTAACGTTTCCTTGGAGTTCTATATGGATAAAGTAATTGATGTTATAAATCCCAAGGTATTAGAGATGTTGAAAAAGTTAAATATAGATCCCTTAGGAGTCTCCATAGACAGTCTGTTGATAATAACTCCCGAGGAATATGCAGATGAGATAATGAAAAAAACTGGTGCTAAGATAGTAGGGGAAGTAAAGGAAGGAGAGGGAAGTTATGTTATAGATGGAGATAGGAAGATACCTCTTATTCCAGGGTTTAGGGAGTCTCCCTACACACCTGTAAAGAAGGTTGTGGATATGATGAAACCTGAGAAGGAAGAATTTGAACGTATGAAGAGAAAAATAGAAGAGGCCTGTAGGGAGGCTATTAAAAAGAAGGATTTTGTAAAGAATTTGTTATTACAGTAG
- the cbiD gene encoding cobalt-precorrin-5B (C(1))-methyltransferase CbiD, whose translation MIYDFRREKKYGYTTGACAAAGAYSGIYYLKKGVKLDYVKIENDKGDILIIPVEKIEGDIPSRSATVTVRKFAGEDIDITDGVEVIVDTKIVKWKGGERIKIVGGKGVGVVTKEGLQVKKGDWAINPKPRELIIRNITPLLDRDEGAIVKISVPRGEELYKKTLNPKLGIVGGISILGTTGIVRPMSNEAYRESLVPQIDIALAKNHKMLVYTPGNIGTNYARKLLNVDEDQIVEVSNFWDFMIDKAEEKGVEDILIFGHAGKIVKLAGGIYNTHSKVADGRNEILTAYSSLYIESKDILREILYGNTTEEIIDILRRKRVLHNVFNDIARRVVERAKNRWRKINFSCIIIDMRGNILGSFMEDRFLPLLK comes from the coding sequence ATGATATACGACTTTAGAAGGGAAAAGAAGTATGGATACACCACAGGTGCCTGTGCTGCAGCAGGAGCTTATTCTGGTATTTACTATCTAAAGAAAGGTGTAAAGTTGGATTATGTGAAGATAGAGAACGATAAGGGAGATATACTTATAATACCTGTGGAGAAGATAGAAGGAGATATTCCCTCCAGAAGTGCCACAGTTACTGTTAGGAAATTTGCAGGTGAAGATATAGATATTACAGATGGGGTGGAAGTTATCGTTGATACCAAGATTGTAAAGTGGAAAGGGGGAGAGAGAATTAAAATAGTAGGTGGAAAAGGTGTAGGTGTTGTTACAAAGGAGGGATTACAGGTTAAAAAAGGAGATTGGGCTATAAATCCAAAACCTCGAGAACTTATCATTAGAAATATAACCCCTCTTCTCGATAGAGATGAAGGAGCTATAGTGAAAATCTCCGTTCCCAGAGGTGAAGAGTTGTATAAAAAAACACTTAATCCTAAACTTGGTATAGTAGGAGGTATATCTATCCTTGGAACTACAGGTATAGTCAGGCCCATGTCCAATGAGGCTTATAGAGAGTCGTTAGTGCCACAGATAGATATTGCCCTGGCGAAGAATCACAAGATGTTGGTATATACGCCTGGAAATATAGGGACGAACTATGCAAGGAAACTCCTAAATGTAGATGAAGATCAGATAGTAGAAGTTTCCAACTTCTGGGATTTTATGATAGATAAGGCAGAGGAGAAAGGTGTTGAAGATATACTTATATTTGGACATGCTGGGAAGATCGTGAAACTTGCTGGAGGCATATACAATACCCACTCTAAGGTTGCAGATGGAAGGAACGAAATATTAACAGCCTACAGTTCTCTGTACATAGAGAGCAAGGATATTTTAAGAGAGATACTTTACGGAAATACTACAGAAGAGATCATAGATATCCTAAGAAGAAAAAGGGTCCTTCATAATGTGTTTAACGATATAGCGAGGAGAGTTGTTGAGAGGGCCAAGAATAGGTGGAGGAAGATAAACTTCAGTTGTATTATAATAGATATGAGAGGAAATATCTTAGGTAGTTTTATGGAAGATAGATTTTTACCACTGTTAAAGTAA